AAAAGTGATTTTGCTTCGTTTCACCCTGGTGGAGCTTTAGGAAAACAGCTATTTGTAAAAGTTAGTGACCTGATGAGAACTAAAGATTTACCAATTATAAGTTCAGATACAAAATTAAAAGATGCCATTGTTAAGATTAGCGAAGGTAGGCTTGGAACTGTACTAGTTACAGACAGCGAGAACAGACTGTTGGCACTTGTAAGTGATGGTGATATTCGTAGAGCACTTTTAAGCGAAGATTTTTCACTTGAAGATGAAGTTTACAAATATGCTACTCATAATCCAAGAACAATAGATAATGAAAATATACTTGCAAGTGAAGCACTTGTAGCTATAGAAGAGATGAAGATACAACTTTTAGTTGTAACAGATAAAGATAAAAAAGTAAAAGGTGTGCTTCACATCCATACTTTGATAGAAAAAGGTATTTCATAAATGATGAGATTAAATAAATACATTGCCCACCACTCAAGCTACTCAAGAAGAGAGGCTGACAAAGCCATTCAAGATGGCTATGTAAGAGTCAACGGTGAAATTCAAGACAACCCCGCAACACAAGTTGATGAAAAGGATGATATAGTTTACGTAAGCGGAAAACAAATCACTCCTAGAGATAAATACACTGTTATAGTCTATAACAAACCAAAGGGTGAGCTTGTAACAAAGAGTGACCCTAAAGGTAGAAGAACAATATATGACGGATTAGATAAGCAGTACAAACACTTTATCCCTGTTGGGCGTTTAGACTACGCAACCGAGGGTGTTTTACTTCTTACGGATGCTTCTAAAATCGCGACTGCTCTTATGAACTCCAACCTAGAGAGAATATACAAGGTGAAAATCAAAGGCGAAATCACTTCTGAAATGGAGAGCGCTATGATGAATGGTATGACTATTGATGATGCTACTGCCGGTGGACACTCACACTCAAAAATCACTTCAATGACGTTTGCACCTTTTATAGGTTATAAGATCCAAAAGAGCGAACATAACTACTCTGTTTTAAAAATAGCAATCTCTGAGGGTCAAAACCGTGAAATCAGAAGATTCTTTGCCCACTTTGGAACTGATGTTGCAGACCTTAAACGAATTAGTTTTGCAGAGGTAGAGTTAAATAATCTTCCAACTGGGAAAACAAGATTTTTATCTAGAAGCGAATACTCGGCTCTAACTACTTTTATGAAAGCAGAACAAAAACTCAAAAGAGAGCGTGGCGAGAAGTAGCCTTGTCAGATTTCACACACCTTTTACGACCAAAAAGCTTTGATGATTTAGTTGGGCAGGAGCATCTTAGTTCTCCAACCTCTCCGCTTAGGGTATTGTGTGAAAAGGGCGTTCTTGGGCATAGTTTTTTCTTTGGTCCTGCAGGGTGTGGAAAAACTTCAATTGCTAGAATTATTGCTAAAAAAATGGATATGCCATTTTATGAGTTTAATGCCACCTCTTTAAAAATAGAACAACTTAGAAAAATTTTTGAGCAGTATAGAAATGCTTTACAAAAACCTCTTATATTTATAGATGAAGTTCATCGTTTGGCTAAAAACCAGCAAGAAGTCTTACTTCCTGTTATGGAAAACAACTCTGTTTTAATCATAGGAGCTTCAACTGAAAATCCATTCTTTTCACTAACATCTGCCATCCGTTCCCGCTCTATGCTTTTTGAACTTCATCACATATCAAACGAAGCACTTTTTAAACTTTTAGATATTGCACTGGAAAATTCTGAGCTTACATGTACTGATGATGCCAAAGAGTATTTGATTGCTAGTAGCGGTGGAGATGCAAGAGCGATGCTAAAACTTTTAGAATTTTCTTCAAATATAAATACAAATATAACACTTGATATTTTAAAATCTTTAAGACCAAATGCTCTCTCTGCAGGAAGCAGTGAAGCCGGTGTTCATTACGACCTAACAAGTGCTATGATTAAATCCATTAGAGGCTCTGATGCTGATGCTGGTATATACTATCTTGCGAGACTTATAGATGGTGGGGAGAGTGCTGAGTTTATAGCCAGACGACTAGTTATTTTAGCCAGCGAAGACATAGGAAATGCAAATCCTCAAGCTTTAACACTTACAACATCCGCCATGACAAGCGTCTCTAAAATAGGCTATCCTGAAGCCAGAATTATTTTAGCTCAAGCTGTGATTTATCTCTGTGCCTCACCAAAGTCAAATTCAGCTTATGAAGCAATCAACAAAGCTTTAAACGCTGTAAACAATGGGGTGATGCTAGAGATTCCAAAGCATCTAAGACAGCATGGAGATGGCTATTTATACCCTCATGATTTTGGAGGCTTTGTAAAACAGAGCTACATGTCAAAATATTTGAAGTTTGTTGAGCTTAAAGATATTGGTTATGAGAAGAAAATGAAAGATTGGATAATAAGCATTACTAATATTTAAAAATAAAAAGCTTTAATTGGTGGGTACTATTTGTGTGAAGAGTGAAGTGTAACAAAAGTTACACTTTGCTCTTAGCTTATGAAGCTAATGCTGCTTTAGATGCTGTTGCAACTGCAGTAAATGCTGCTGCATCATTCATCGCCATATCAGCAAGAATTTTACGATCAAGCTCGATGCCAGATTTGTGAAGTCCATTCATAAACGTTGAATAGTTCATACCGTTAAGACGAGCAGCAGCGTTAATACGTACAATCCATAAACTACGGAAATCACGTTTTTTCTGCTTACGGTCACGGTGTGCATATACTAATGAACGTTCAATTTGTTCCTTAGCTTTACGGTAGTGTTTACGGCGTCCGCTGTAAAAACCTTTCGCTAATTTTAAAATCTTTTTGTGTCTTCTTCTACGAACAACACCTGTTTTTACTCTTGGCATTTCTTTCCTTTTTCTTTACCCACTCACTAATTTGTGATGAAGGTGCCACTTATTTGGTGGTCTTGCCCAGATATTATCTGGAGATTTATGATATAACTAAAATTAGTTAATCATAGCCTTGATATTTGCTTCATCCGCTTTAGAAACAACTTTTGAGCTGTTTTGATCACGACGAGTGCCTGCATCTTGTTTAGTTAGAATATGACTACGAAACGCTGTACCACGTTTAACAGTGCCATTTTTCTTAACTTTAAAACGCTTTACAGCGCCTTTAACTGATTTCATTTTTGGCATCGATAACTCCTTCATAAAATTCTCCGCACACATAAGCGTACTTTGAGAGCGCAATTATACCCAAATATTCTTTATTTTTTGTTATACTAGTGACATGAATTCAATTAAACACATAGAAAATGCGCTAAAAGAGTTAGATAAAGAAGTTGAGGAAATATTGTTGGATTGGAGTATTCCACTAAATGAAAAAGATAATCTAATGCTTCCTAAGCTTCAGGTAAAAAGAGTCTTAACTCAAACATTGGATGATTTAACATACTTAAAAAACAATCCACCAAAACTAAATCAGCCATGTGGAATATCTAAACATAGAGAAGATTGAAAATTTATTTTATGATTTTTATTGAGAGAGAGTACCCTTCCCCAGATACCTGCGGCACATAACACTTTAAGGTGTGCTGCTGTATTCCTACCCTGACACAGTATCCTAAAACACCATTGCACAGGTCTAAAGAAGAGCGTTGAAATTGTAGCCAAAAAAGCTGAAATTACAAAGAGTTGACTTGAAATTATTACAAATCGGGTACAATATTGCATGTTATATATCATAATCGCATTAAAACCTGAAGCCCAAGCCTTTGTAGATAAATACAAACTTACAAAAACAAAACTTGAAAATTTTACTCTACATGTAAATGAAAATATGACTCTGATTGTTAGCGGAGTTGGAGTCTTGAATGCAAAAATTGCTACAGCTAAAATTATTGAAAAATTTAAACCAAATGAAGATGATATTTTTTTAAATATTGGTATTTGTGGTGCAAATAAAAAGTACAAAATTGGTGAGCTTGTAGAGATTGCTTCTGTAATATACAAAAATGAAAACTTTGTGATAAATGAAAATACTTTACATGTAATTAACTGTGAAGATAGTGAAGTTGATAGAGAGAACTTTGCTATTGTAGACATGGAATCATTTGGTTTTTATGAGGCCACAAAAGAGATGAAAAACATCTACATGTACAAAGTTGTTAGTGATCACTTTGAGCCTAAGCAAGTTACAAAAGAGAAGACTAAATTACTAATATTTAACGCAATAGATGAGATTATGAAAAAGGTGCAAAGTTGAAAAAAATTGTTGTAACTGGAGCTAGTAGCGGAATAGGAAAAGAGATTAGTTTAAGACTTTTGAAACTTGGATATGCGGTTATTGGAATCAGCAGAGGTATTGATAATGCAGATTTTAGCAGTGAAAACTTTATACCACTCAAGGCTGATCTATCAAACTCAGATTTAACAATCTTTACATGTAAGAGTGTTGCACAAGAGGATATCTACATGCTGATTAACTGCGCTGGATTTGGAAGATTTGAGCCTCATGAGGAGTTAAGCACCAAAACTATTGCAGATATGGTTTATCTTAATCTCACAGCACCAATGCTACTTACTAATGCTTGTCTGAGAAATTTGAAAAAAAACAGTGGCTATCTTATAAACATAAGTAGTATTGAGGCTATAAAAGCGAGTAAGTTTGCGGGGGTTTACTCTGCAACAAAAGCTGGACTAAAAGCTTTTAGCGACTCTCTTTTTGAAGAGACAAGAAAAAGCGGACTAAGTGTTACAAATATAAATCCAGATATGACCCAAACAAATTTTTATGACGAGCTTAGATTTGAAACAAGCTCTAAAGAGGATGAAAAACTGTTAGCTTCGGACATAGCCGATGCCGTTGAACATATAATAAGCATGAGAAAGGGTGCAGTTGTAAGCGAATACACCATAAGAAGTTTGAATTTTGGGATTTCTAAAAAGAAGTTATAGTTTAATATCTATTTTTTTTGAAGTGGGTATATCAGTTGAACGTAAAAATTGTAAATTTCTTTTTATAAGTTTCATCGAAACAGATGTTTCATCTTTTAACGTATAGATTAATTCTGAAGCTTCCCTCAATAGGTAAACAGCTTCTTCTATCTCTTGCTCACTCTCAAGCTTCGGAAGTTCATCCATTAGCTCGTTTAATTTAACTGTATTTTTCTCAATTATAGCTATTTTTAGCCTAGTGAGCCACATTGTTCGTTTCTCTCCATGCATCTGAGAGACCTTTAAATACATTACTTACTTCATCAATTTTTGTTATATCATTATGTACATTTGCTTGTGACAAAAGCTGAATCTCATAGTTATAAAGACCCTCTAAGTACTTGGATACTTTCCCCTGCTTTAGGTCCAAAATAGATATAAGTTCAGTAATAATAGCAATAGAACGGTTTATCCAATAAACTTTTTTTTCTATATCCTTGTCTTTAACAGCTTTTTTTGCCTGAGCATTAAAACGAAGAACACCTTCATAGAGCATCTCAATCAGCTTAGCCGGAGATTCAACCTCTACATTATTTTGTGCATAAATATTATGAGCTGCGCTACCATACATGTTAGATCCTTTTTTACTGTCTTTACTAGTTTCTTTCATGATAATATATCGGCTATCTCACTGTTTTATTTAGTCCTTTTAGAGTAACTTTACTAATTTGAAGCTGCTGTCTGAGCATTTGCCATTTGAGTAAACATTGATGAAGCTGAATTGAACTTGCTAATCATTAAATCATATGCAGCAAATCGTTTAGCCATTATTTCATACTTAGCTTCTAGTCTTGCAGTAGCTGATTCTTTTCTATCTTCAAGTGAGGAAATATTATGTGTAATAGAATCTCTAAACTGATCTAAAATCGCATTATATTTTGTATAACTCTCTACTTTTGTTGAAAATTCTGTAAATGCGCCATCTAGTAAAACAGTCGAAGCATCAGGATTAGTAAATGTCCCCCCAGCAAAAAATGCTTCAACATTTGTTGAATTATCATTAAGTTTTTCAGTTAACAAATCTTTATCTAGACTCATTACACCATCTTTATCTACATCAAAACCATAATCAATCATTGAACCAACACCGCCACCAATACTCAGGACCATGCTTTCAATTGAACTCTTCATACTTTTAATAGTGCTCTCTTTAGAGAAGACTCCTCTATCCTCTTCCTCTTCACCAGGTGTAGTCATTTTATTTAATTCTGAAATTGTTGCATTGTAATGTTCAACAAAACTGTCAAATTTTTCCATAATAGTTTCTAAATTTTGCTGCACACTGACAGTAGATAAGCCCACTTCTTTTAAAGTAATATTTAAGCCTGTGACTAAATCATCTATATTATTACTAGTACGGGTTATAGCCTGACCATTAAATGTAAAGTTTGCGTCAACACCAGTTTGAATTGCAGTCATATCAGTAGTCAAACGAGTATCTGTAAGATTTCCGGTGCTGTCTGTTATAGTTATATCCTGCGTTGTCCCTGTATCTGCAGAACTTACAAATAAACGGAACTCTCCAGCACTTATTTGAACTACAGTAGCGTTTGCTTTATCTGTAGCAGCATCATTTATAGCATTTTTCAAGTCATCCAAAGTTGTAGTTTCATCATATGCTATACTAAAATCTAAGCCATCTATATTTAAGTTTATACTGCCTGCAGCTGTTGCGATAGTTTCAGTATTTAAAGCAAAGGCTCCTGACTGCTCTATCTGTTTAGTGGCTAAATTTACTACATTTAATGTAAAATCTTGAACATCTGTATTTGCATCAGCTGTAACCTCTACAGATGTTCCTGTTACTTCTGCACTTCTTTCATCAAAAAGAGTATTACTTTTAATTTCATTAATACTATCTATAAGATTTGTCATATGAGCATCAACGACATCCAACTCATCTTGTTTTGCCTTATCGGCTGAAATACTTCTATCTATAGGATTAATAAATTGCGCATCATCAGCCGCTCTAAGCTGATCTATGACATCCTGTGTTAAAATACTTGATCCAACACCTAGTGAACTTATAGCCATGATATATCCTTTAAATAAAACAATTCCGTTTGTTTTATTTTCTCTTAACAACTAAATCGACAATTTTATTTTTTACTTTAAATTAGTGGCAAAATATATCTCTGAAAATATAATGTGGTTTTGCAGGTAGCTACAAAAAATAGAAATTAAATATATTACTATTAAAGTAATATATTTACATGTTTACGAGGAAACGGACCAAAACTTTTACTATTGTAAAAGTTTAAGAACGTTTTGTTGAACAGCATTAGCTTGACTCATAGCGTATGAGCCAGATTGAGCTAAAATATTGTGTTTTGCAAAGTTTGCACTCTCTGCAGCAAAGTCAACATCTCTCAAAGTTGATTGAGCTGACTCTACATTTACTTGAGTAACAGAAATATTTCTAACTACTGACTCAAGTGAGTTTTGATCCGCACCAATATTTGCTCTAATTGTGTCAAGTGCACCGATACGAGTATCCATTACAGCAATAACAGCTTGTGCGGCAGCAGCATTTGTTGAAACATCTTGAGCACCAACAGCTAGCGTGTCTGCAATCGCAACATCTTTAGCATCAGCAGCTTTATGACCAATCTGTATATTAAGAGGTCCTGTACCACTTAGTAATGGTTTATCATTAAAAGTAGTACTAGTACGAATTTGATCAGACTCAACAATAAATCCCTTAATGAGTATTTAGATTATAAAAAGCAAAAAACATTCCAAGTTATGAAGTAAGGTTATGAAGTAAAAAAATAGCAAGGGAGGAATCCCCTGCTTGTAGAAGTTTTAAAGAGTCACTATTGTAATAATCTCAATACATTTTCTAAAGAAACGTGCAGGGCTTACGCCCTCAACTCATCTACTGAAGTAGACGAAGCACGTTTTGTTGAACAGCATTAGCTTGACTCATAGCGTATGAACCAGATTGAGCTAAAATATTGTGTTTTGCAAAGTTTGCACTCTCT
The sequence above is drawn from the Candidatus Sulfurimonas baltica genome and encodes:
- a CDS encoding replication-associated recombination protein A; amino-acid sequence: MSDFTHLLRPKSFDDLVGQEHLSSPTSPLRVLCEKGVLGHSFFFGPAGCGKTSIARIIAKKMDMPFYEFNATSLKIEQLRKIFEQYRNALQKPLIFIDEVHRLAKNQQEVLLPVMENNSVLIIGASTENPFFSLTSAIRSRSMLFELHHISNEALFKLLDIALENSELTCTDDAKEYLIASSGGDARAMLKLLEFSSNINTNITLDILKSLRPNALSAGSSEAGVHYDLTSAMIKSIRGSDADAGIYYLARLIDGGESAEFIARRLVILASEDIGNANPQALTLTTSAMTSVSKIGYPEARIILAQAVIYLCASPKSNSAYEAINKALNAVNNGVMLEIPKHLRQHGDGYLYPHDFGGFVKQSYMSKYLKFVELKDIGYEKKMKDWIISITNI
- a CDS encoding pseudouridine synthase yields the protein MMRLNKYIAHHSSYSRREADKAIQDGYVRVNGEIQDNPATQVDEKDDIVYVSGKQITPRDKYTVIVYNKPKGELVTKSDPKGRRTIYDGLDKQYKHFIPVGRLDYATEGVLLLTDASKIATALMNSNLERIYKVKIKGEITSEMESAMMNGMTIDDATAGGHSHSKITSMTFAPFIGYKIQKSEHNYSVLKIAISEGQNREIRRFFAHFGTDVADLKRISFAEVELNNLPTGKTRFLSRSEYSALTTFMKAEQKLKRERGEK
- a CDS encoding SDR family NAD(P)-dependent oxidoreductase; amino-acid sequence: MKKIVVTGASSGIGKEISLRLLKLGYAVIGISRGIDNADFSSENFIPLKADLSNSDLTIFTCKSVAQEDIYMLINCAGFGRFEPHEELSTKTIADMVYLNLTAPMLLTNACLRNLKKNSGYLINISSIEAIKASKFAGVYSATKAGLKAFSDSLFEETRKSGLSVTNINPDMTQTNFYDELRFETSSKEDEKLLASDIADAVEHIISMRKGAVVSEYTIRSLNFGISKKKL
- a CDS encoding flagellin, coding for MDTRIGALDTIRANIGADQNSLESVVRNISVTQVNVESAQSTLRDVDFAAESANFAKHNILAQSGSYAMSQANAVQQNVLKLLQ
- the rplT gene encoding 50S ribosomal protein L20, which produces MPRVKTGVVRRRRHKKILKLAKGFYSGRRKHYRKAKEQIERSLVYAHRDRKQKKRDFRSLWIVRINAAARLNGMNYSTFMNGLHKSGIELDRKILADMAMNDAAAFTAVATASKAALAS
- the rpmI gene encoding 50S ribosomal protein L35, yielding MPKMKSVKGAVKRFKVKKNGTVKRGTAFRSHILTKQDAGTRRDQNSSKVVSKADEANIKAMIN
- the fliS gene encoding flagellar export chaperone FliS — encoded protein: MYGSAAHNIYAQNNVEVESPAKLIEMLYEGVLRFNAQAKKAVKDKDIEKKVYWINRSIAIITELISILDLKQGKVSKYLEGLYNYEIQLLSQANVHNDITKIDEVSNVFKGLSDAWRETNNVAH
- the fliD gene encoding flagellar filament capping protein FliD, producing MAISSLGVGSSILTQDVIDQLRAADDAQFINPIDRSISADKAKQDELDVVDAHMTNLIDSINEIKSNTLFDERSAEVTGTSVEVTADANTDVQDFTLNVVNLATKQIEQSGAFALNTETIATAAGSINLNIDGLDFSIAYDETTTLDDLKNAINDAATDKANATVVQISAGEFRLFVSSADTGTTQDITITDSTGNLTDTRLTTDMTAIQTGVDANFTFNGQAITRTSNNIDDLVTGLNITLKEVGLSTVSVQQNLETIMEKFDSFVEHYNATISELNKMTTPGEEEEDRGVFSKESTIKSMKSSIESMVLSIGGGVGSMIDYGFDVDKDGVMSLDKDLLTEKLNDNSTNVEAFFAGGTFTNPDASTVLLDGAFTEFSTKVESYTKYNAILDQFRDSITHNISSLEDRKESATARLEAKYEIMAKRFAAYDLMISKFNSASSMFTQMANAQTAASN